From Etheostoma spectabile isolate EspeVRDwgs_2016 chromosome 8, UIUC_Espe_1.0, whole genome shotgun sequence, a single genomic window includes:
- the kcna1a gene encoding potassium voltage-gated channel subfamily A member 1: MTVVAGDNMDDTSAVPGHPQDTYPPDHNDHECCERVVINIAGLRFETQLKTLSQFPETLLGNPKKRMQYFDPLRNEYFFDRNRPSFDAILYYYQSGGRLRRPVNVPLDMFSEEIKFYELGVDAMEKFREDEGFIREEERPLPEKEFQRQIWLLFEHPESSGPARGIAIVSVMVILISIVIFCLETLPQLKQDTIGRMIAVGNTTVYYKPNILTDPFFLIETLCIIWFSFELIVRFLACPSKPAFFKNMMNMIDIVAIIPYFITLGTELAEDPEKEGVGEQATSLAILRVIRLVRVFRIFKLSRHSKGLQILGQTLKASMRELGLLIFFLFIGVILFSSAVYFAEAEEEGSCFGSIPDAFWWAVVSMTTVGYGDMVPISIGGKIVGSLCAIAGVLTIALPVPVIVSNFNYFYHRETEGEEQAQLLNVSNPNIPSETNSSRRSSSTVSKSEYMEIDGDINNSIDNFREANLRTGNCTIANQNCVNKSKLLTDV; encoded by the coding sequence ATGACTGTGGTAGCAGGAGATAACATGGACGATACCTCGGCTGTCCCGGGCCACCCTCAGGACACCTACCCCCCAGACCACAATGACCATGAATGCTGCGAGAGGGTGGTCATCAACATTGCCGGTCTTCGGTTTGAGACGCAGTTGAAAACTCTCTCCCAGTTTCCAGAGACGTTGCTTGGCAACCCGAAAAAGCGGATGCAGTACTTTGACCCTCTGAGAAATGAGTACTTCTTCGACAGAAACCGCCCCAGCTTTGATGCCATCCTCTATTACTATCAGTCTGGCGGTCGGCTGAGAAGACCAGTGAATGTCCCTTTGGATATGTTCTCAGAAGAAATCAAGTTTTACGAGCTGGGAGTGGATGCGATGGAGAAGTTTCGTGAGGACGAGGGTTTCATCAGGGAGGAAGAGCGTCCTTTACCTGAGAAGGAGTTCCAGCGTCAGATTTGGCTTCTCTTCGAGCACCCGGAAAGCTCAGGCCCTGCAAGAGGGATTGCCATAGTGTCTGTGATGGTAATCCTGATTTCAATAGTCATATTTTGCTTAGAGACTTTACCACAGCTGAAACAAGACACAATTGGTCGAATGATAGCAGTTGGGAACACTACTGTTTATTATAAGCCAAATATCCTCACTGACCCCTTCTTCCTTATTGAGACACTCTGTATAATCTGGTTCTCCTTTGAGTTGATTGTACGCTTTCTGGCGTGCCCCAGCAAACCAGCCTTCTTCAAGAACATGATGAACATGATCGACATAGTGGCTATCATCCCTTACTTCATTACACTAGGCACCGAGCTGGCCGAAGACCCAGAAaaagagggggtgggggagcAGGCAACATCTCTGGCCATACTCAGGGTGATCCGTCTGGTCAGGGTGTTTAGGATCTTCAAGCTGTCACGACACTCCAAAGGACTGCAGATTTTGGGGCAGACTCTCAAGGCCAGCATGCGAGAGCTCGGATTGCTGATCTTCTTTCTGTTCATTGGAGTCATCTTGTTTTCCAGTGCTGTCTACTTTGctgaggcagaggaggaaggaTCCTGCTTTGGCAGCATTCCGGATGCATTTTGGTGGGCTGTTGTGTCTATGACAACTGTGGGCTATGGGGACATGGTCCCCATCAGTATAGGAGGCAAGATTGTAGGATCTCTGTGCGCCATCGCTGGAGTGTTGACAATTGCCCTCCCAGTGCCTGTCATTGTGTCCAACTTCAATTACTTCTACCACAGGGAGACCGAGGGAGAAGAGCAGGCCCAGCTGCTCAACGTCAGCAATCCTAACATCCCCTCTGAAACCAACTCCAGCCGCCGTAGTTCATCCACCGTCAGCAAGTCAGAGTACATGGAAATTGATGGAGACATAAACAATAGCATTGACAACTTTAGGGAGGCAAACCTCAGAACTGGCAATTGCACTATAGCCAACCAAAACTGTGTAAATAAAAGCAAGCTGCTTACAGATGTTTAG